GAGAAACAACGCGTCTGCCACCCTCTCCCCGAGGATGTTGAACAAGGCCTGCTTCACCTTGTCGGACGTCGGTCTCACGCGGGACCCTGCCGGCGCCTTCAACCGTCGTCCTCTTTCTGTTCCTCCGGTCACTCTCATCACACGTTCACTCAAGCGATGCTACAGAAAAACTCATTCTGAGTCAAGCATTTCTTGGCTTCGGACAACAAAAAACCTTGCCGGCCGCTATAGAAGCGGGTTTTGCGGATTAGCAACCAAATCCGATAACCGACAAGGTGAGCTCGTGATATGACAAATGTTTTTGGGTTCAAGATCGATAAAACCGGAGAAGAACTGACAGCCTATAGAAGATTAGCCCACCTGGCGGAGTATAGCCATTGTTCACTTATCTCTTTTTTTGATTTTAGCTATGGACAAGATGTAATTTGCCGTGAAAATGTAATCGCCTACATAGTCTCTTTTCCCGTCACTGTTCAAATCATATTTCGACTTCGACGGTGAACCACGCTCCTTCAGGAATTTATCAAAATCGGCGTCCGTCACTTCAGCAGATCTGCCCAACCGTATCTTCGGTTTTGAGGCAACCGTTAACGGGAAAATCATTGTCACCTTATCCTGCAAAACGGTCAATGCTGCTGAATTCACCCCTTTATCAGGTTTTATCTCTGCTATCCAGATGTTTGTTTTCTCGGGGTCTTTCACAAGGGAAATAAGTCGCGCACCCTTTAAGCTCACGTCCGGAAAATCCTTACCGTAAGCTAAAGCAATGAAAACAACCTTAACAGTGCTTTTCCCATCTGACAGGATTATCGGCGGTTCCTGCTGGAATCCGATCAAGGGTTCATGATTGAATAATGCAGTAAACACCTTTTGGCTACGCTCCCCTTTAAGATCGCGAAATCTTTCCAGGACGCTCTTTTGTGTATAAACAGCCTTTTCTTTTGATGCGCCTCGATGGTCATGCGTTGCAATAACTTCTTTTGAGATTGTCTCTTCAACAACAGATGGCGTCTCTTTAACATTATCAACCCTCGGTTCTGATACCGTTGGCGGCTCCTGTTTCTCGGGCATAACTGTCTCAACTGGTGGATTCACAACGCCACCTATGACGGTCCGATTGCCTCCCGTATAGGGAGAAGGCGTTATGGCAATTATAGTATCTGATGTCGTTGATGTCGAACCCTGATGCGATGACGCACTGGGGGGGCTTGTGTTAGCTGAGGATTGATTATTGACCTGAGTTACTGCAGGGAACGGACTTCCGCTTAGATTCGATATGGCTGCGCGAAGAGAGGTAATGCCGCCTTCGGCACTCCCTGTCCGATTAAATGTTATTTTCGCTATGTTGCCATGCCCTCTTATCGGGTTCGTTGTAATGATTGCGATGCGTACGATTCCTGTTACATTAGGATTGACCGCCATCATAGCGCCAACAATAAAATCCCCTTGGCTGACTTGGGGGCTTGATAAGGTCAGTGCGTCGTAGGTAATAGTAATATCGAGCGCGGCAACATCCGCCATCCCATCGCCTTGGAGCAAATAAACACCATTACCCGACGGCGTTAGTGTGATGGTCGAAGCAGCAAAAACGGATAAAGCGCAAACGTGCACGAGAATCACGATGCTGATGATAATTCTAACGTTCATCATCCTCAATTATTGGTTATTCACGGTAAATGCCGAAGTAAGACCGGATATCGGAGAACCATTGAGGTCCGTCACGGTGATTGAAGCAACGGTAAAATCAGCAGCCTGTGGACTGTTTCCTGCGGCAATATCCCCGTTTACTATTGCGAACTCACCAATCCCGAAGCCGCTGGTATTCACAACCAACAAACGCGCTTTGGCAGGTGTTGCACCACTTGCTGATGTATAGGTTGCCAGAATCGTCGAGTTAGAAGATGCTACACCTGATGCAACGACAACACCTGCATCGGTTTCCGGTGGATTGGTCGTGCTCCTGGCTGATACGCCAGGGGCCAATGAAACAGTAATATCAATGCCGCCTATTAACGTACCCGACGGTAGAGCTCCTGTAGTTGATATTTTCACCGCCGACTTTGTTGGTTGAGTGCCTCCGCCGGCAACCGTGCTCCCGCCACCACCACATGCAGTGACGAGTAGCAAGGAGATTAAAATAACACAAGCAAATTGTCTGTGACCATTCATGAAATTATCCTCCGTACATACCAGCCGACTGCAATAAACAGTCTGTCAAACCTCTTTTGCTGATTGCTATATATTACCAGGTCACTAGGCCCACTGCTCTTCTCAATATTACCACTACATCGCCGATATCAATTACGCCGTCCGGTTGCGGTGTTCCATGCACCAGCGGGGCCACATCGCCGCGCTCCAGATCGGTAGCAGTCGGCTGGATCAACCCGGCGGCAATTTTGAGCGCCCTAAGTGCGTCGTTAACATCAACGACTCCCGAAGAATCCGGATCGCCCCATCTAACGTAGTTGATGTTTCGCTGAGCCATACTGTGGTTTCCCGCTTCATCTGTGGCCGTTGCAATAATGGCATGAAGACCTTCCGTAGAGAAGGTGAGCATCTGCTGGACGGTTCCGTTCGTCACCGCAGGCGTGTAGGTGTTCGTGCCATCCGTCACGACAACTGAAACGGCGGTTAACGCGTCGGAGACCGTTCCCTGGAGAAGGACACTGCCGGTCGTATTCGGCTCGTCCTGATTCGGCATTGTGATCGCAATGCTCGGCGCGACGCTGTCGTAGGTGACTGTCCTGTTGACCGAGGCCGTGTTGCCCGCCAGGTCGGTTGCCGTAATGCCGATGCTATTCAGGCCTATTGAGAGAGTTGCGGTATAAGCGAAGTTCGTACCGGTCATCAAGGCGAAGGCCGGGTTGCTGTTATTGACTTTTATGCTTACGGTCGCATTCGCATCGGCAGCGCCGTTTACGGCTGACAGCGTCTGGTTGGTCTTGCTGTTGTCCGCGGGCGATGTAACCGTGAGCGCAGGCGCGGTCTGATCTAGGATGACGGTGCGAACATCCGTCGTCGTGTTGCCCGCCTGGTCCGCGGCCACAGTGGTGATCGTATTTGACCCGGTCACGAGCGTCACAAGATGGCTGAAAGTGTTATCCAGGTTCACCGTCACAGTATCACCGCTTATCACGAGACTCTGTATAAGCACATTGTCTGTTACGGTCCCGGCTACGTTGAGGTTCGGATTGTTAGTATAGGAGCCATCGGGCAGCGTGGAGAGCACCAGACTCGGCGCTGTCGTGTCGATGACTGTTGTATCAAGCGTTATTGAAGAGGTGTATACGCTCGACGTATTGCCCGCGCCATCCTTGAACCAGACATATACGGTTTTCAGCCCATCGCCCGCAGAAAGAGTACCTGGTTTTGATGTGGCATAGGCTTCCCATGAGGAACAAGATGAGCTGTTGCTGACGCACATCTGCGAGACGCCGCTTAGCGAGTCAGCAGCGGAAAGGTCGAATAGGACTGATGTTGAATTCGTGTTGCCATTCCCCCTGTTAATCGTAATGGAGCCAAGCGGCGCAACGGTATCCAGAATAATAGAACGGCTGGCCGCATTCGACACATTCCCTGCTGCATCTTTGAACCATGCGTAAACAATTTTTGTGCCGTCTCCGTTGCTCAAGGTATACGGTACATTAGCGCTGTAACTGGTGATTGAATTTATCGCTATCCAGCCGGCCGCCGCAGCTAAAGGAGCGGTTGCAGTTTCAGATATATAGTATCCTACAACGCCTATATTGTCTGACGCGCTCAGATTGAGGGTAACGGTGGTCGCAGTTGCATACGCTGCATTGTTGTTTATGGTTACTGTTCCCGATGGCGAAACTGTATCGGCAAGGTTAAATGTCGCGGTCACGTTCTTTGCCCCAGCCATCGTCACATTATGACTCTGTGCTCCGCCATCACTCCATGAGCTGAATGCATAACCACTGATTGCCGTCGCGCTTACGGAAACACTATCGCCGCTATTGTACCAGCACCCGCTTTCACAACTTGGACTCACCGTGCCCCCGGCCGCAGGACTCACCAATGTTGTTAACTGATACTGAGTTGCACTCTGTCCCTGTCCCTGTCCGCCACGAACGCACCGGACGTAGAACCAACTAACACTAACGGACTTCAAGATCATTGTGGGCTGGCCCCAGTCTAAGTCCACGAACCACGCATAGCTCGAATATTCGGCGGAGGTAGTAGACGACAGATAGTAGGAATGACTGGTGGCATTCGGAAAGAAATTTCTGTCAATAGCAGGATTGTATATTGTATCGTCGGTTATTGACTCAAGCTCCTTGATATTCGGCAGACGCCAGTCTGTTTGTCCGCTTCCAGAGGGCAGTTCAAGGTTTTCGCAATAGTTGAGTGCGTTAGACCGCGTCATACCCCCTGACTCTAACTGCTGCCACATCAGGCCTGTCGAAGTATCCGTTATTGTACCGTCATGATTGTCGTCAAAATTACCAAATGACCCAGACTGTCCGCCGCGCACGCACCGAACGTACCCACTACCGTACTTACCGCTGCCGCCGTACACGCCGCCGTTGTCGAAAACCACGAGCCACGCGCTACCCGGATCGTACGCGAGGGTAGTAGACGACCAATTCAAATAGTCAACGTACTTGGTATTCGTGAATATCGGGTTAATTGTCGGTCCGGGATATTGGATGCTGTAGTCAACGATGCTCATCAATTCTTTTTTTGATGGCAACCGCCAATCTGATAAACCTCCCGTCGTCAACTCGCCACAGACATCTTGTGTGGTTGGATTGTCGGTTGCGTCATACGTGCCTGACGCCTTATACCAGTTGTAAGTATTCCCGTCATCCTGCTGCTGCCACATCAGGCCTGTGTTGTTGTCCGTCACCGTGCCATTGCCGTTATAAGTGTAGGACATGGGGTTGATGTTGTATGCCCCGTCCTGCCCTGTGCCGGTACAGCTGATAATATTCCCGATCGAATCATAGCATTGCGTCTGGCCGGTGTCGGGGAGTCTAAAGGCAATAATGCCTGATGGCAATGTTGTAAAGCTTTGGCCAGCGCCATATGAAGTGCCAGCGCTGTTCTGCCCCACAGCCCTGAAATAGTAAGGGGTCGATGGAGCAAGCCCTGTCAAAGGCGTGCTTACAGCTACCAGACTTGATCCGCTGCCAATGGATTGGGAAGAGGTGCTGCTTCCGTAACCGGTGGTCGTGCCATACTCGAACCAGACACTGGTGGCCAAACCATTGGGATTTACGGTGCTGCTTATTGTAGCCGAGTTCGCGCCAATAGAACTTGCAGAGCCGGTGGTTACCGAGGGCGCAGAATTATTTGACTGCACCGTGCCAATGACACTATTATTGCCGGAGGTTAAGCCTGTTTTTGAAGCAGTAACATTTACTATGCAATTGCCGACATTATTCGGCGTCCACATATTTCCATAAACCCCGTCATTCGCGGTTCCGTCGTTATGCGCTCCATCATCGTAAAGGGTAATTGAAACATCCCCATTACTGAACGAGGCAATGACTGTGGTCCCCGTAACGCTACCATTGCAATTATCAGTTACAGCGGCCATTACCGAAGTGCCACTGCCCTTGCTGGCGCTAAATCCAGAAGATGGAGCATTGATGCTCACAGAAAGAGATGAAGAGGTGCAAGAGCATGATTGAGTATTCTGTGTGCCGAGATTTGTCCAGCCCGTCTCAATTCCATCCCCATTCCTTGCCTTCACTCTGAAACTATATGATGTTCCACATGTCAGTCCGGTACTATTCCAGTAAGTGTTAGCTGTCCAGCCGGAATTAGTCCCCGTGGTCATGTTCTCACTATAATACTCTGTTCCGGAACGATTGCCGTTTGCCGTCCAGTTTGCCTGTATACCGGTCTGGCTTATATTGGAAAATGAAGAGGTCCCCGGTGTATTGGCACTTGTCGTAAAAGTCGCATCCAAGCCGTAATTCGTGCCTCCACTGTTGGTGCCTACTGCACGGAAGTGATACAACGTATTGCAGGTTAGGCCGCTTATACTTGCCGTCAAAGAAACATTGCCTGAACCGGAGCCAAGGCTTTGTGCTGACGTAGAGAAGCCATAGTCTGTAGTAAGGCCGTACTCAAAGTAGGCAGACGTACTTGCCCCGTTAGGGTTGACCGTGCCGTTCAGAGTCGCGCTCGTCTGCCCTATGCCACTGGCTGAATTTGTAGTCACCGTAGGCGGCGGTATCGCACATACGCTTGTCGTAAAGGTCACGTCTGATCCGTAGTTTGTTCCTCCGCTGTTCGTTCCCACTGCCCGGTAGTGATAAGGCGTATTACAAGTAAGTCCGCTTAGCGCTTGCGTCACCGATACACCGCTGGTCCCACTCCCCATGCTCTGCGATGACGTGTTGTTTCCATAAGAGGTTGTCGTACCCCACTGGAAGTACGCCGTAGTGCTCGAGCTGTTTGGGTTCACCGTTCCGATCAGGGTTACGCTTGTTTGTCCTATCCCGCTGGCCGCATTCGTCGTCACCGTCGGCGGCGTGGTGTCCGGCGCGTTGTAGGTCACGCTGTTGTCGCTGCTGGTGGAGGCGAGGCTGGAATTGCCTGCCCCGTCCTGGGCCGCGCCTGCGGGAATGGACGCCGTAATGGTGCCGCTTTGCGTCATCCCGCTCACCGCCACGTTGTAGGTGGTCCCGCTGCCGGTCACGCTCTTGCTGGTCGCCCCAGCGGTTCCACCAAGCGTCACATCACCGCTCGCAAACCCGGTCACCGTTTCGCTGAAGACCACCGTGAAGTTGATCGGTGAATTGCCAGTCGGGTCCGTTTGCCCTGCTGCTTGGTTGATCGTCACCGTCGGCGGCGTGGTGTCCGGTAGAATCGTTACGTTACCAGTGATTGAAAAGTTAAACGGATTTTCATCGCTATCGCTGTTGGAGAAGCTGATTTGCCCGCTTTTAGTACCAATAGTCGAAGTATCCAATTGCACCGTAAAAGTGTCTGAATCTCCAGCAATTAGAAACGTAGGGAGGCTTTTTGTTAGAGTGAAACCCGACGGCACATTTACCGCGCCCAAAGTAAGGCTTGATCCACCATCATTGCGAACAGTGAACGTCCGCGTCGCCGTCTGGCCTTGCTGAACACTACCAAAATCTGTGTTATCAGAAAGATTCGGTGTCGTATCGTTATCGACGATTGCCACAGAATTACCCAGCACAGTAATCTCCGGAGTTGTCGGCACGAAGTCAAGCGGGGACTGGGGAGAGATTACTGAGACCGTAGAGCCGGGAGTCGCCGTTATGATGCCCTCATATCCGCCAGTTCGGTTCTCAGGGAATGGGAACTCCGTAAAATACTTATTGGGAACCCATGGTCCCGGCGTGTGGAGCAACAGCCGATCAAGCTGGAAGAACTGACTGACTCCGATGGTCGGATTTTCAACCATGTATGAGAAAAGGTTTACGACCGCGCTGTGTGCATCGACCCAGCCAAGACCCGTTTTAACAACAAAGGCCTCGTCAGCTGTGGGTGGTGTCGACGCCGCTCCGAGACTAGAACTGTGAAACGCCCAAGAGAACTGTGAATGTGCTGCAAAGTTAATTTGACCAAAGTCTTCCGGGTTATACCATCCATCGCCCTCTTTTGCAGGGTCTAGCGCTACTATTGTATTCACGCCACCGTCAATTCTTTCCGCAATTTCATCGGCCACGTAGCCACCCCAACTGTGTCCTACCAAATTTAATAACGACCCGGTAAACCTATACCCGGTGAGTGCTTGGGCAGCCCACTGGGCGACTGGTTGAATCCAGTTTTCTTCGTAGAAATCATACTCACCGTGAGGCATCGCAGGGCCACTCCAGTCGAGAGTGAGAACTTGTTCGTTTGGAAATTTGTTTGCAATGGCTTGCGCAAGCCTAAGAATATTTTCACTGGTCCGCGAACCATCTCTGCCGTGAATCACAATCCATGTCTGCAGCGTGTTAGTAATTGGTCGCGGAAAGGAAGAATCTGTTGGGGGCAGACGTTGAATATCCACGATAAACGTCTCAGTTCCACGTCCGGTTCCAATGTCGCCAACAATCGTACCGGTAATGCCAGGGGAAATGATCAGTTTGTAAGCTCCAGTGCTACCGTTGGCATCTCCGTTACCGGTGATCGGGTCGTATGAACTATTTCCAGATCCGGAGACTCCGACATAATACGTGCCAGAAATCGTGAAAAGATATTCCAAATACGACGATCCTCCGCTAGAGGATTCGTCCGGCGCAGCGTCGTTGTCGCTTAAGGCGAGTTGCGTTCCGCTGCTGTTGAAAAGGCGAATGTAAGGGTCAAACGTGCTGCCCGAAGGCCGATCAATGTCTAAGCCAATCCGCTGTCCCGCCAAAACAGTGAATGAATACATATTCACATCCGTGGACAAATCAATAGTTCCATCTCTCACGAGCGCCTGCGTCGTATAGCCGAGCGACACAGCCTCGCTGATTTGATCGTTCGGATCGTCAGTCACCGTAAACGAACCGTCAAGCGTCGGACTGGCCAAGCTCGCAGTGTCGTATGCCGTCGATGTCCAATTGATCGTCCGCGCCGTGCTGAACGACCGTGTAAACGTCACGCTCGCTGAACTCCCACTAACGGTCTTGTGCTCTACCGCCGTGCCGTCATTCCAGTTCAAGTCCACGTTATTGAGGTTCCCGTCCACATCCGCCGCGCTCACCGTGATCGAATACGCCTGGCCCGTCGTCACACTCGCCCCACTCGTACTCGTCAACGTCAGCGTGGGCGCGTGATTGACCGGCGCGGACTGGGTCGTGAAGCTAAAAATGCTCGACCAGTTGCCGTTGGTCGTTCCTGGTCCTCTGCCGCGCACTCGCCAGTAGTAAGTGGCTCCCGCAATGAGCGCCGATGATGGCGTGTACGATGTGCCGGCGCTTTGAGGGACAATTACACAGCTTGAGCAGGTGGAGTCCGCCGGGTCGGTCGGCAGCACTGCACTGCTGGCTGCTACCGCAATCACGTAGCCCGCAGTGACCCCAGTTACCGCACTCCAACTGAATGTCGGGGTCGGCGAAACCCCCGTCGCTCCGTTCGACGGAGCGCTCAGCGTCGGAGGGAGAAGATTCTGGGCAGTCGCCTGGGTCGTAAAGCTGTACGTGGTTGACCAGTTGCCATTGGTCGTTCCTGGTCCTCTGCCGCGCACTCGCCAGTAGTAAGTGGCTCCCGCAATGAGAGCCGATGATGGCGTGTACGATGTGCCGGCGCTTTGAGGGACAATTACACAGCTTGAGCAGGTGGAGTCCGCCGGGTCGGTCGGCAGCACTGCACTGCTGGTTGCTACCGCAATTACATAGCCCGCAGTGACCCCAGTCACCGCACTCCAACTGAATGACGGGGTCGTCGAGACACCCGTCGCTCCGTTCGACGGAGCGCTCAGGGTCGGCGCAGTAAGCGTCGAGTCCGTCACCGTAAACGAACCGCTTAACTGCCCACTGGCCAAAAGCGTCGTGTCGTAGGCTGTCGCCGACCAGTTGATCGTCCGTACCGTGCTGAACGATCGCGTAAACGTCACGCTCGCCGAACTCCCACTAACGGTCTTGTGTTCTACCGCCGTGCCGTCATTCCAGTTCACGTCCACGTTGGACAGGTTGCCGTCCACATCCGCCGCGCTCACCGTGATCGAATACGCCTGGTTCATCAGTACACTCGCCCCACTCGTACTCGTCAGCGTCAGCGAGGGCGCGTGATTGACCGGCGCGGACTGGATCGTGAAGCTGTACGTGGTTGACCAGTTGCCGTATGTCGTTCCTGGTCCTCTGCCTCGTACTCGCCAGTAGTAAGTGGTTCCCGCAGTGAGCGCCGATGGTAGCGTGGCCGATGTGGTTGCGGCGGCCACCATAGAAACACAACTCGGGCAGGTGGAGTCCGTCGGGAGGGTCGGCAGCGCTCCACTGCTGGTCGCGACCGCAAGCCAGTAACCCGCACTGGCCCCAGTTACCGCACGCCAACTGAATGTCGGGGTCGGCGAAACCCCTGTCGCTCCGTTCGACGGAGCGCTCAGGGTCGGCGCTAGAAGATTCGCAGCGCTTGCGGATTGCGAAAAGAAGATCAAGAACGAGAAGAGAATAAATGGGACGGTTCTATTTATTTTCTGTTTGGTAGACATAGTTAAAGCCCTCTTCATTAATATCACGATATAACCATTTTTCACTGACACGAGAACCTACGTTGACACGCGACGTGCATTTGTCCTGGCACTTTTCGTTTTATCATCATCGACTCACCTCAATATCTTCTTGTTCAGCTAACACATTCTCAACAACGCTCACTTCAAACGCCTTCGTCACCGCGCGCTAATTGACAACCTTGAGAATATCTGTGACGCTGCCCACGTGAAACTTCCATGCTACTTCACTGCAAATCGTTGTTGCTGCCCAACGCACTCCGGAAACCAAAGAGCTCATCCAATCCCTCGCGCATGAGGACGAGCGCTATAAGTCCATGAACACTCCACATGGATCGTAGATGTAACTCGTAATTTGAAACAGACGCTTTATAAGGAATCAGGATGTACTTCGGAAAAACATATTGTATAGAAGGAGTCCCCAAGGATAATTTCTCGGGCATTATTCAGCCTTCCTAAATGACGTCGAACTCTGAGGTGGGGCGCAATACATTTAAGGTAATAATGAACCGATTATAGAGCTATCCAGTGATGCGGTCAAGGATTATTCGATGGGGTAGTTGCGGGTGATTAAACCGTTCATTGTCGAGAGAACAACTCCGTTGATATGCAGTGTGCATATGTCATTATTATTTTCAGCATTATAGTCCCTGTTGTTTTGTTTTCGGTTCGCCTAATATGCTGACCATAGGTGAGCTAATGGCAAACAATGATATCTCCCAAAAGATACGAGAACTCCGCAAATCGCTGAAACTGACACAGAGTCAGTTCGCGAAACTTGTGCATTTAAGCGTAGACAGGGTCGGCAAGATCGAAAGAGGCATCGGCGGAGACCCCACGGTTGAGACCTTGGAAAACATCGCCGATGCTCTCAAAATGCCGGTCGAAGACCTGATCTATCCCACGAAAAAGAAGACGACGCATAAGCCGACCAGGGAACTTGCGGATCTGATCGCATATCTGCAAACCCGCACGCCAGCGGACATCAAGTTCATCCATGAGCTTGCAATCAAGATATTGGAGAAAAAGTAACTCGATTTCGTAAATTAAATCAAACATCCTGTACCAATACGTTAAGCCGTGAATACGGCGAATAATATCCCTTTTGAATCATTCCGGTCAGCAACAGATTTGCAACTTCAAGTGTGACAATGCCCTTTCTTACGGCCAGCACGAGCACACCAATCGTTCCGAAACCTTCACGCTTCTTCGATGAG
Above is a genomic segment from Nitrospirota bacterium containing:
- a CDS encoding DUF1566 domain-containing protein, yielding MIAVAASSAVLPTDPADSTCSSCVIVPQSAGTSYTPSSALIAGATYYWRVRGRGPGTTNGNWSSIFSFTTQSAPVNHAPTLTLTSTSGASVTTGQAYSITVSAADVDGNLNNVDLNWNDGTAVEHKTVSGSSASVTFTRSFSTARTINWTSTAYDTASLASPTLDGSFTVTDDPNDQISEAVSLGYTTQALVRDGTIDLSTDVNMYSFTVLAGQRIGLDIDRPSGSTFDPYIRLFNSSGTQLALSDNDAAPDESSSGGSSYLEYLFTISGTYYVGVSGSGNSSYDPITGNGDANGSTGAYKLIISPGITGTIVGDIGTGRGTETFIVDIQRLPPTDSSFPRPITNTLQTWIVIHGRDGSRTSENILRLAQAIANKFPNEQVLTLDWSGPAMPHGEYDFYEENWIQPVAQWAAQALTGYRFTGSLLNLVGHSWGGYVADEIAERIDGGVNTIVALDPAKEGDGWYNPEDFGQINFAAHSQFSWAFHSSSLGAASTPPTADEAFVVKTGLGWVDAHSAVVNLFSYMVENPTIGVSQFFQLDRLLLHTPGPWVPNKYFTEFPFPENRTGGYEGIITATPGSTVSVISPQSPLDFVPTTPEITVLGNSVAIVDNDTTPNLSDNTDFGSVQQGQTATRTFTVRNDGGSSLTLGAVNVPSGFTLTKSLPTFLIAGDSDTFTVQLDTSTIGTKSGQISFSNSDSDENPFNFSITGNVTILPDTTPPTVTINQAAGQTDPTGNSPINFTVVFSETVTGFASGDVTLGGTAGATSKSVTGSGTTYNVAVSGMTQSGTITASIPAGAAQDGAGNSSLASTSSDNSVTYNAPDTTPPTVTTNAASGIGQTSVTLIGTVNPNSSSTTAYFQWGTTTSYGNNTSSQSMGSGTSGVSVTQALSGLTCNTPYHYRAVGTNSGGTNYGSDVTFTTSVCAIPPPTVTTNSASGIGQTSATLNGTVNPNGASTSAYFEYGLTTDYGFSTSAQSLGSGSGNVSLTASISGLTCNTLYHFRAVGTNSGGTNYGLDATFTTSANTPGTSSFSNISQTGIQANWTANGNRSGTEYYSENMTTGTNSGWTANTYWNSTGLTCGTSYSFRVKARNGDGIETGWTNLGTQNTQSCSCTSSSLSVSINAPSSGFSASKGSGTSVMAAVTDNCNGSVTGTTVIASFSNGDVSITLYDDGAHNDGTANDGVYGNMWTPNNVGNCIVNVTASKTGLTSGNNSVIGTVQSNNSAPSVTTGSASSIGANSATISSTVNPNGLATSVWFEYGTTTGYGSSTSSQSIGSGSSLVAVSTPLTGLAPSTPYYFRAVGQNSAGTSYGAGQSFTTLPSGIIAFRLPDTGQTQCYDSIGNIISCTGTGQDGAYNINPMSYTYNGNGTVTDNNTGLMWQQQDDGNTYNWYKASGTYDATDNPTTQDVCGELTTGGLSDWRLPSKKELMSIVDYSIQYPGPTINPIFTNTKYVDYLNWSSTTLAYDPGSAWLVVFDNGGVYGGSGKYGSGYVRCVRGGQSGSFGNFDDNHDGTITDTSTGLMWQQLESGGMTRSNALNYCENLELPSGSGQTDWRLPNIKELESITDDTIYNPAIDRNFFPNATSHSYYLSSTTSAEYSSYAWFVDLDWGQPTMILKSVSVSWFYVRCVRGGQGQGQSATQYQLTTLVSPAAGGTVSPSCESGCWYNSGDSVSVSATAISGYAFSSWSDGGAQSHNVTMAGAKNVTATFNLADTVSPSGTVTINNNAAYATATTVTLNLSASDNIGVVGYYISETATAPLAAAAGWIAINSITSYSANVPYTLSNGDGTKIVYAWFKDAAGNVSNAASRSIILDTVAPLGSITINRGNGNTNSTSVLFDLSAADSLSGVSQMCVSNSSSCSSWEAYATSKPGTLSAGDGLKTVYVWFKDGAGNTSSVYTSSITLDTTVIDTTAPSLVLSTLPDGSYTNNPNLNVAGTVTDNVLIQSLVISGDTVTVNLDNTFSHLVTLVTGSNTITTVAADQAGNTTTDVRTVILDQTAPALTVTSPADNSKTNQTLSAVNGAADANATVSIKVNNSNPAFALMTGTNFAYTATLSIGLNSIGITATDLAGNTASVNRTVTYDSVAPSIAITMPNQDEPNTTGSVLLQGTVSDALTAVSVVVTDGTNTYTPAVTNGTVQQMLTFSTEGLHAIIATATDEAGNHSMAQRNINYVRWGDPDSSGVVDVNDALRALKIAAGLIQPTATDLERGDVAPLVHGTPQPDGVIDIGDVVVILRRAVGLVTW
- a CDS encoding helix-turn-helix domain-containing protein; the protein is MANNDISQKIRELRKSLKLTQSQFAKLVHLSVDRVGKIERGIGGDPTVETLENIADALKMPVEDLIYPTKKKTTHKPTRELADLIAYLQTRTPADIKFIHELAIKILEKK
- a CDS encoding cohesin domain-containing protein: MMNVRIIISIVILVHVCALSVFAASTITLTPSGNGVYLLQGDGMADVAALDITITYDALTLSSPQVSQGDFIVGAMMAVNPNVTGIVRIAIITTNPIRGHGNIAKITFNRTGSAEGGITSLRAAISNLSGSPFPAVTQVNNQSSANTSPPSASSHQGSTSTTSDTIIAITPSPYTGGNRTVIGGVVNPPVETVMPEKQEPPTVSEPRVDNVKETPSVVEETISKEVIATHDHRGASKEKAVYTQKSVLERFRDLKGERSQKVFTALFNHEPLIGFQQEPPIILSDGKSTVKVVFIALAYGKDFPDVSLKGARLISLVKDPEKTNIWIAEIKPDKGVNSAALTVLQDKVTMIFPLTVASKPKIRLGRSAEVTDADFDKFLKERGSPSKSKYDLNSDGKRDYVGDYIFTANYILSIAKIKKRDK